A segment of the Asterias amurensis chromosome 11, ASM3211899v1 genome:
CAAATCTTTAGAAAATGAGTCAAAATGATAAAGTAACCAACCTTTGGTGTCATAAAAACAGTCTGAAGCCAGAATGACATCAAATGTTGGAAGTTGGAAAATACCAGGTGGAAACTCCCCCCAGGAGAGGCCTACTATATCTACCGAGTCTCTCAGGTCGTTGGCCTGGCATGACTTAAGACAGTTCTCAAGACAGCGAGGGTATCTTGAATGGTCAGAGAGAGTGACCACTGCTCCACATATTGCTGCTAAGATGCCTGGTAGAGCTGTGCCAGCTCCGAGCTgcgaaatataataataataacaatttttttaaaaatcaaatggtTTCAACAAAGTGacttattattatatttgtatTCTTCTTGTTTCAGTTATAGTGCATGCTTCAAGCAGATACCACATTGTAGGTTGGTGTGACCACAAACCCAATGTATGCCCAGGCAAATAAAAGATCATGTATTTTTTGCAGAATACACGCCGTGAAGAGAAGTGCGGTTAAAAAAGAAGAATGTCAGGAATCTATGGGGGCTTCCCTCAGTGCCGCCTTGAAAGCAAAGAGTGTTGCAAAGTCACTGGGATCCTTCTGCAAGGGTTGTATTCTTTGctcttaaattttttttattgctagTAAATTTGGAGgtgaatttgatttgattttagaGCATTTATATTTGCATGGCCTAAGTTGTCCGCAAATAAATTTTctttaaacaattctgtaaatGAATGTTGACAGACGATGCCATTTCAAAGCGAAAAACAGACAAATTAGTGTAAAATTAGTGTaaagttattaatattattattattattattattattattattaaatgcaaCAATTATACGCATGTaacatgcacaatttttttgtgcGTGGCAATTTGACGCAAGATAATGCTGAAACCCAATTAATCATATCTAGCTTTTAAATAACTTCCACTCATCATTGGTGTTTTTTGTGGAATACTTGAGTCTTGAATCTATAAAAATAGCTATTTAAAGTTAAAACCAAGTTTTGGGGGTCAAGTTTGCAAATTACCTTCAAGTAGTAGCGGTACCccctgctaaaacataggattcgaacatCCTCTAGCTAGTTGGTAgctctagaatttcaaaggTCATAGGTTTGAATTCTAACTGAGTAAACATGcttctgatttttttcacagaactcaggaatgTATACTGAGTGTACATTGTatggtgctaacacacatctgtgggTAAAAACCAGAATGAAAATTCTTGTAGCCAGTCATTGTAAAACTCACCTCGAGGACTCTCTTGCCAAAAATCCATTTTCGCTTTTTCCAAATATACTGAGCTAAGACAGGTGCAGAGGGCCATACGTACATCCCATAGGCAGGATCAACCACCTAGAAGAAAAAAGAGCACACACAATACAGCTTAATGTGGCACTACGGATCGTCTTCTTGCGTGatagttaagagcaccaaattcaaactctggtgtttctgatcagctgagtgtgggttcgaatccccagccgtgacacttgtagacacttgaccattgcttcgtccttcggatgggacgtaaagccgttggtcccatgtgttgtgtaatcaatgtaaaagaacccagtgcacttatcgaaaagagaaggggttcgccccggtgttcctggttgtggctgcttaatgcgccgtagcaccttgtaaacccttataagatgctacataattgggtctcagaatccattactgcaataacttatctttctaaaagtttgtatatgctcagcgccttgagtaccttgtttggtaaatacgtgcgctatataagacttcgatattattattattattatagttttttattttttcgccGAAATGCTGGTGCGCAGCCATGAGCAGCACCAAGATATCAGACGATAAAGCCAAAGCAACCAGACCAATCAAACAGTCTGACCTACAGGCAACCGTTCACCAGAGTTGATTGCTACCTTTATAGCCGTTTCCCAAGAGCTGTTCGGATTTGAAACAGGCTACCAGTGGCTGCATTTACTGAAACAAATCTGCAAGGGTTCCAGAGACAAAGCACTGCCAGCTATATAATAAGAGGGATGGAGCTTTCAATCTCTCTCAGAACAAACCACAATTGATTTCCATAATATTGACAGAGCACAATAGACCGATgtagtaggctccgcccacgacgcacgtgtgagcaagaacacatggGGCTCtacaatgcctttctgcacaactctgccgtgcGCGCCAAGATATGCGCACAAATGTCGAACCTTAtctgtcggaccttcgttgcgctgtgattggtcaatacgcaatggggcagagcttaatggatcagtctattggATTGCAACCCACCCTCTCCATCAGGACAGCAGCAATACTTTCAGGAGAGTGTAACAATTTAAGGTTCCAATCAAAACAAAGTATGCCAAGCAAAGCAAATTTCacaatttgcattttaaaaatttagGTAGCCATCTAGATTCTAGATTCATTGAGGTTATTATTGGCTAGTTACATACTCccaaccctccatcctcccatGACCAAAGTGAGGATGGTGAGTTAATGtattatcgcaactagttaaTGGCATATGGGACAAAAGATGTTTGACATCAACCAACCTTCCATCCTGTCACAAATGACCAACAGGAGGATGGTGGGTTCAGTTATCACAACTATTAGACAAAACTTGATTGAAAGCAACCAACCTCAGGGATCTTGACCTCTATTTCATTTTCTGTTTCCTCCTCATCTTTGAATGTGAAAACTTTCAAACTTTCCACACTCTGAGAACTGGGTGTCTCATCAAACTGCATGTGTGTGCCGAGCCTGCAATTTAGAAATTTAATAACACTTTAACAAAATGTTAAGGGTGCTTTCTCATTTATTTACAAAGTTCTGCATACTGAACTGCAGGAAATAAAACTGAGCTTTTCTTCACTTCAATGTTTCACATAGTTGCGATAATTGTAACCCTCCATCTTGTGACCGATTACGATTATCAAAGAGATGCTTCAGAGCCATTCACGttcttgtttgtatttttgtggaAGTTTCTGTTCAGCTCAGTCAGTGCATGGACTCACCTCAAGTTTTTATTAGGTTTTAAACAGACTATTTACAACATATTAAAACATTCCCAATGTATGATGAGCATTCTCATGAACGGCAGATTAATTTAGTGACTCATTGAAGTATCCagtatttttaatgaaataattaATATACTCAAAGTCgacaaacagggcccaattaaTTCAATTGCAGTTGGTGTTTTTGCTGGTGCTTAGTTTGTGTGGGGTTCACGTCGTGCTCTGCTACCGCCCCCCAAAATACATTCATAATTCCACCTTTGAATATATTTTGCACTGCCTTTTATCATCATAAGGGAGCTTTTAAATTGGGCGCTCATTTGGAGCCTGTTTTAGATCCGAAATTGCTACAGAACTGTCAAGCTTAGGTGCATTCTCTTGTCAAGCTTAGGTGCAATCTCTTGTCCAATCTGCTGTTGGAATCCAAGATGGCGCTGCGCTGATTGCTTACGACATGGAGATCCTGTGACGTCATGATACAAACAGTAGAACTAGAAGCTTCATAACCCACAGAGCCTGATTGTTGGATATCCACAAAATGTCATTCTTACCAACCAAGGACCACTATGGTCCATAGTAGAGTGGAATGCCCTTGACAACTCATAAGTAAATACATGCCCGGCTTGAACAACTTCAAGCAACTGCTCCAATAAAATCCCATATCCGCACAAGCCTGGCTTCATACATACTCTCATCGAGTTCAGCCAGTACAACACAAGAGTGAAAGTGAAGAAAGTGAAAGCATGAAATAAAAAGACTCCATTCTCCAAGTCTAACTAAGTGAAAAGCCTGTAAAGCAGTAGATCCAATTTCAATAAACTTCTAAATagtaagcacaacaattgaacaaaggaaagacaaaaaaaaaaaaagtaaagagTACAACACATGACTTGCTATTTAACTTACTTACTAAAGCACAGACAGATATTTGAAAAGTATCAGatactggtgccccactcactaagcaaagacatttgtcaattcaattcaagcagtattttctgctaataataaacagctttatgaaattgggcccagcagtTCAGCCAGGAAGTAGCACTAGCAAAAGCATAGCAAGCATAGCACTAGCTAGCCCTGGTGTGGTAGGTAGGACGTCagtgcatagagcaaggaagagtGGTCAGTGCCACTGCAACGGAGGAGTTCTATAACACTAACAGCATGGCGGTAGAAAATAGCACGCATTGATTGGCAAATTGATGTTGTCGTCTGCTAAATATTATAAAAATGTCTGCACAAATGTTACATTTTGGTTGCTAACTAAATAAACTCTGGtaccaaataataaaacaaatcttaCCAAATGTTGTAAGAGAGATATCCAGTAAGTTATTGTGGTTGAATTGTTTCTTCGGGTTACAAAATCGCAACATTTGCAACGCCCATTTTCACCTCATGacaaaaattaccatttttcgCAATGGAACGGTTTCCGTACTCACTATAAACATTCTGAACACTCTTCACGATTTAGAAAATAGAACCAGACTATCAAAATTTtgaaagggcgccctcttttgactctttttattgttattattttaggcCCTGTTCTTTTTAATGTACAAGGCCTCTTAAGGGCCTATACCATTCACAATGCATTGAACTTAAGTAGATGCTATCAGATTCACAACCTGAAATCTGTACCTGAAAAAGTGTTATCGACAAAACCAGCTTCTTGTGGATTTGAGTTTTTAACCTGAGGGGGAATCCTGTACAATCATAAATTTGTAGGCACTAATGTTGCATGTTTCAAATTCAAAACCGATGACCTGCCCCAATCATTCAAACCCAAATAAAAAAGAAGTTACAACAATATGATTACTTCAAAAGCGACTTGTCATTTAATTGTTgcatcataaaaaaatatattatatacAAATGCATCATATTTCAGGGTTAGTatactctttaaaggcagtggacactattggtaactactcaaaatatttatcagcataaaacctttcttggtgacgagtaatggggagaggttgatggtataaaacattgtga
Coding sequences within it:
- the LOC139944046 gene encoding histone-arginine methyltransferase METTL23-like — translated: MQFDETPSSQSVESLKVFTFKDEEETENEIEVKIPEVVDPAYGMYVWPSAPVLAQYIWKKRKWIFGKRVLELGAGTALPGILAAICGAVVTLSDHSRYPRCLENCLKSCQANDLRDSVDIVGLSWGEFPPGIFQLPTFDVILASDCFYDTKDFENVLATIVFFLEKGTTTRCWIGYQERSSDRSLDQLLIRWGLHCLHIPLGVFGADGPSVAGSNLPGHHSIQLLEITQL